GTGACTGTATGGAACGAGTTCCGTCATGAGCGCAATAATCCACAGGTAACGAGCGTTTACCCTGAGGGCATACATGAGGCATTGCGAAGCGGACTATCCGCCTATGGTTTCACTATTGGTACAGCAACACTAGATGAACCCCAGCATGGTCTCACTGAGGAAGTGTTGAACAGTACTGATGTGCTCATTTGGTGGGGGCATCAAGCTCATGATGAGGTTGATGATGCCATCGTTCAGCGGGTGCAGGATCGTGTGCTGAATGGGATGGGCTTAATCGTGCTTCACTCGGGGCATTACTCCAAAATCTTCAAGAGGTTAATGGGTACATCCTGTGCGCTCAAATGGCGAGAAGCAGACGAGAAGGAGCGCCTTTGGGTCGTTAAGCCGACCCACCCGATAGCAGCTGGGTTACCGGAGTATTTCGAGCTGGAGCAGGAGGAAATGTACGGTGAATTTTTCGACATACCCGACCCGGACGAGCTTGTTCTAGTTAGCTGGTTTGAAGGTGGCGAGGTATTTCGCAGTGGAGTGACCTATAGTCGGGGGCTGGGGAAGATTTTCTACTTCCGCCCAGGTCATGAAACGTACCCGACCTATTATCGGGAGCCTGTTGTCAGGGTCATAGCGAACGCGGTGAACTGGGCGGCAGACGAACGGGGCGTTGCTCCATTCTATGGAAATGCGCAGCCGTTGGAGAAAATTTCTCGTAAAGTGAATGAGTAGTTGGAGGTAACAGGGTCTCAAGGCGGGCTATCATTGCTGCCTTGGGACTTAACAAATCATTAAAGCAACGAAGCCAGAATGATGGCCTAGATCGTTTAATTGACATATAGACAGTGTGGCCTGTCGTACAAGTGTTCAGCGCATTCCCTTTATTGAGGTGACGCTGTTTTTGTCGTCCTCTTAGGTCCCGATAATCCGTTCTGATTTGGGGCTCAGACACCCGAGAATAGCGCATTCGAGATTCTACTTACCCGCATACAATGAACACTATGTGGAGAGGGGGTGGTTCGAATCGAATCTATTGAGAGGTACTAAGTCTGAAGGGAGGGATGCGATATGTGACGAAACTCGATTCGGGAAGTCAGCAAGCAACAGTAGCGATGTGGGGTGAATAAGTATTTCTACAAAAATCATGCAAGTGGACAAGCCTTATCGTATTTCAAAATAGCCTAATGAGAGGGGAATACCGTAATGAAATTTCGCTGGAAATCAAGATGGATGACTGTGCTTCTGCTTGCCTTGGCTATGCTCATCGCTTTACCGGCCAGCGTGTTCGCGATCGACGGAGTTTATCATGCACCCTACGGAACAGATGACTTGTACGAGGTACAGCAGACTGAACGTTATCCTAGAGATCCAGTCGCCGGTGACACGGTAACTGTGAAATTAACGACTTGGCCGATTGAAGCGGGACAAGCCACTTGGATTACCTGGACGAAGAATGGAGTTGCGCAATCAGTCGTAAATGGCGCTTGGAAATACAATAGCGGCAACAACAGCTACTGGGAAGTTAATCTGGGTAGCTTTAGCAAGGGCGACACCATCTCCTATACGGTGCATGCGAACAAGAGTGGGGCCAATGAAAAAACGATTGGACCGTTTACATTTACCGTTACAGGCTGGGAGTCGGTAGCAAGCATTAATAGCTACACGAATGCTACTAATCATATTGTTCTAAACGCGAGCCCGAATACTGGGACAATGTCTCCGAAAATCAATATTGCTTTTCAGGCAGATGACGTATTCCGGGTACAATTATCTCCCAAAGGAACGGCTACGCTGGCTACAGGGCTAAGCAACTATACTTTTACCGATAACACGACCTATTACTTGATTAGCACGACTGCCTTGAAAATACGCATCGACAAAAGCCCTTATAAGATGAGCGTCTATAAGCCGGATGGCACGACGTTAATCGCTAGGGAGTACGATAGTGCGGTTAATCGAAATATGGCTTGGCTAACTGACGGCAGCAATATCATAGACAAGGTTCAGAATAATCTA
This portion of the Cohnella abietis genome encodes:
- a CDS encoding ThuA domain-containing protein, producing the protein MSIRVTVWNEFRHERNNPQVTSVYPEGIHEALRSGLSAYGFTIGTATLDEPQHGLTEEVLNSTDVLIWWGHQAHDEVDDAIVQRVQDRVLNGMGLIVLHSGHYSKIFKRLMGTSCALKWREADEKERLWVVKPTHPIAAGLPEYFELEQEEMYGEFFDIPDPDELVLVSWFEGGEVFRSGVTYSRGLGKIFYFRPGHETYPTYYREPVVRVIANAVNWAADERGVAPFYGNAQPLEKISRKVNE